A section of the Rhizobium sp. Pop5 genome encodes:
- the gor gene encoding glutathione-disulfide reductase: protein MSSYDYDLFVIGGGSGGVRGARVAASLGKKVAIAEEYRYGGTCVIRGCVPKKLFVYASQFHEHFEDAAGFGWTVGESSFDWRKLVAAKDIEIARLEGLYKKGLAGANAEILETRAELVDAHTVRLVKTGQTVTAKTIVIATGGRPNPHVALPGHELCISSNEAFHLEELPRSIVIAGGGYIAVEFANIFHGLGVETTLIYRGAEILSRFDEDLRRGLHEAMVAKGIRILCHDTLQHVSKGEDGLILETLNNGTLHADVVMLALGRDPNTEGLGLDAAGVAVDERGAIIVDDYSRTNVENIYALGDVTNRVQLTPVAIHEAMCFIETEYKNNPTRPDYELIPTAVFSQPEIGTVGLSEEEAGKRYGELEVYRAQFRPLKATLSGRAERMIMKLIVDAASRKVVGAHILGHDAGEMAQLLGITLKAGCTKDDFDRTMALHPTAAEELVTMYAPSYRVRDGKRV from the coding sequence ATGTCTTCCTATGATTATGACCTCTTCGTCATCGGTGGCGGTTCCGGAGGCGTGCGCGGGGCGCGCGTCGCCGCCTCGCTCGGCAAGAAGGTGGCTATCGCCGAGGAATATCGCTACGGCGGCACCTGCGTCATCCGCGGCTGCGTGCCGAAGAAGCTCTTCGTCTACGCTTCGCAGTTCCATGAGCATTTCGAGGATGCGGCGGGCTTCGGCTGGACGGTCGGCGAAAGCAGCTTCGACTGGAGGAAGCTGGTGGCGGCCAAGGATATCGAGATCGCCCGGCTGGAAGGCCTCTACAAGAAGGGGCTCGCCGGCGCCAATGCCGAGATCCTGGAAACGCGCGCGGAGCTCGTCGACGCCCATACGGTGCGGCTCGTCAAGACCGGACAGACGGTGACGGCAAAGACGATCGTGATCGCCACCGGCGGACGGCCGAACCCGCACGTCGCTCTTCCCGGTCACGAACTTTGCATTTCCTCCAACGAAGCCTTTCATCTCGAAGAGCTGCCGAGATCGATCGTCATTGCAGGCGGCGGCTATATCGCCGTCGAATTCGCCAATATCTTCCACGGCCTCGGCGTGGAGACGACGCTGATCTACCGTGGCGCCGAGATCCTGTCTCGCTTCGACGAGGACCTCAGGCGCGGGCTGCACGAGGCGATGGTCGCCAAGGGCATCCGAATCCTCTGCCATGACACGCTTCAGCATGTTTCGAAGGGAGAGGATGGGCTCATTCTGGAGACGCTGAACAACGGCACGCTGCATGCCGATGTGGTCATGCTGGCGCTCGGCCGCGATCCGAATACCGAAGGCCTTGGGCTCGATGCGGCCGGCGTCGCCGTCGACGAGCGCGGCGCGATCATCGTCGACGATTACTCCCGCACCAATGTGGAAAACATCTATGCGCTTGGCGATGTCACCAACCGGGTACAATTGACGCCGGTGGCGATCCACGAGGCGATGTGCTTCATCGAGACCGAGTACAAGAACAATCCGACCCGGCCGGACTACGAACTGATTCCGACCGCCGTCTTCTCGCAACCGGAGATCGGCACCGTCGGCCTCTCTGAAGAGGAGGCGGGCAAGCGCTACGGCGAACTCGAAGTCTACCGCGCCCAGTTCCGGCCGCTGAAAGCGACGCTTTCCGGCCGGGCCGAGCGGATGATCATGAAGCTGATCGTCGATGCGGCGAGCCGCAAGGTGGTGGGCGCCCATATCCTCGGCCATGATGCCGGCGAGATGGCGCAGCTGCTTGGCATCACGCTGAAGGCCGGCTGCACAAAGGACGATTTCGACCGGACGATGGCGCTGCACCCGACGGCAGCCGAAGAGCTCGTCACCATGTATGCGCCGAGCTACCGCGTCCGCGACGGCAAGCGCGTCTGA
- a CDS encoding acylphosphatase, which yields MSDRYEAVQVRITGQVQGVGFRVWTRNEAMRLGLKGWVRNEEDGSVAALIAGPDGAIAAMIERLRRGPTGALVSDVETEAVRLERMPADFGITG from the coding sequence ATGTCCGATCGTTACGAGGCTGTGCAGGTGCGAATTACAGGCCAGGTCCAGGGTGTCGGTTTTCGCGTCTGGACGCGCAACGAGGCGATGCGGCTCGGGTTGAAGGGCTGGGTCCGCAACGAAGAGGACGGGTCTGTCGCCGCTTTGATCGCCGGACCCGATGGCGCGATTGCGGCAATGATCGAGCGGCTGAGGCGCGGACCGACGGGCGCCTTGGTTTCAGACGTCGAGACGGAAGCGGTCCGGCTTGAGAGGATGCCTGCGGATTTCGGCATCACCGGCTGA